The DNA segment ATGGTCGGTTGAATTAGATGGAGGATTTAACAAACCACAAAGACCGATGGGAGCAGGTGCTTACACCGAAATAGTTAGTCCTTATGTGGTTAATCTTGGGGCAAGATATATGTTCAACAACAAATTCGGTTTGAAAGCTGATTTTGGCTATAACTCTTTTCAAGAAGAAACAGGATCGGTTAATTTTGACACTAAACTTTACAGAGTAGCTGTACAAGGAGTCGTAAACGCAGGTAGAGTTTTAAATTTTGAAGATTGGACAAATACAATCGGTTTGTTATTGCATGCTGGTGTTGGTGTTGCGCAACTTGAAGACCAAAATTCTGCTGGCAAAGACAAAATGGGTAATTTTATTGGAGGTGTAACGGGTCAAATTAGATTAAGTGACAGATTTGCTTTAACAGGAGATTTTACTACCATTGTTACTGCAAAACAAGATCTTAATTTTGACGGAAGTAATTTTAATGGAACCAATGGCTTTCAAGGAATTCTTTTCACAGGTACTGCGGGTTTAACTTATTACTTAGGTAAAAACACAAAACATGCTGACTGGGTTGTTATAAATCCTACAGCTGAATTAGAGGACAAATTGGCTGCTTTAGAAGCTAAATTAACTCAAGATTCTGATAATGATGGCGTAGCTGACTTTAAAGACGAAGAGCCGAACTCTGCTCCTGGCGCAGTGGTTAATACAAAAGGAAAAACTATTGTAGTAAAAGATGCTCAAGGCACTGTTGTTCAGACGACAGAATCAGACCTTAAAACATTAATTAATGGTGGATACGTTGGAGTTTATTATGACTTTAACAAATCTACACCTACTGCAGATTCTACTGGAAATATTGATTTTATCTTGACTTACCTTAGAAACAATCCTTCTGCTAATATTGAAATTACAGGATATGCTGATGAGATTGGAAGCACTTCTTACAACAATACATTATCAAATGCAAGAGCCAATAATGTAAAAGAAACTTTGGTTAAAGCTAATGTTGACGCATCAAGATTGACAATAGTTGGAGCTGGAGAAGATACTTCTGTAAGCAAAGATTCTGATTCTGCTAGAAGTCTAGTTAGAAAAGTTACTTTTAAAATAAAATAAGCTAAGCTTTTTTTAGCACACAAAAAGCCCTAAAGGAAATTTCTTTTAGGGCTTTTTTATTCGTTGTCTAGTCCTGAAAAAAGTAAAAGAATTGCCCTATTTTTGTGAAAATAAATTTTTGCAAAACAATGAAAACCCTTTTAGACCTTGAAAATTGGAACCGAAAAGAACATTTTCTGTTTTTTAAACAATTCGAAGAACCTTTCTTTGGTTTAACCGTCGAAATAGATTGCACGAAAGCCTATGCAACTGCCAAACAATTGGGGACTTCCTTTTTTACTTACTATTTGCACAAAACCATGGTTGCCGTAAATGCAATTGAATCCTTTCGTTATCGAATAATTGACAATGCCATTTACATTTTTGATACCATTGATGTCTCCGCAACCATAATGCGCGAAGACCATACTTTCGGGTTTTCGTTGATTGAATATTCACCCGATTTTGAAATTTTTGCAAAAAACACGTCAGAAGAAATTCAAAGAATACAAAACACATCGGGACTTTTAACCCGAGAATTTCCAAACAATAATTTAATTCATTTTTCGGCCGTTCCTTGGATCAATTTCACGTCCCTTTCTCACGCCAGAAGCTTTACTTTTCCAGATAGTTGCCCTAAAATTTCTTTTGGAAAAATGATGATTGGCGAAGACGGCAAAAGAACCATGTCGATGTCCATTCACGTACATCATGGATTGATGGATGGTTATCACGTTGCCCAATTTCTGGATTATTTTCAGGAATTGATGAATCAATAATTTGCATTCATTCCCTTTTTGACAAATTGAATTCAAAAAATTAAACATTTTTAATAAAACAACCCTTATTTTAAAGGAATTCCAAGAAGTTGAATCTTTTCTTAAAGCAATCATCCGCTTTGAATTATTTTTTTTTAACTTTACTAAAAACTTACAATTATGCTGTCAAAAAATATAGAAATCGCTTTAAACAAACAAATTCGCATTGAGGCAGAGTCTTCCCAAATTTATTTGTCAATGGCCTGTTGGTCGGAAGTGAGTGGCTTGGAAGGAATCGCCAAGTTTATGTATGCCCAATCCGACGAAGAACGTCTACACATGCTCAAGTTGATAAAATACGTGAACGAGCGCGGAGGCCACGCACAAATCACCGATTTGAAAGCGCCCAAAACCACTTACGAAACTTTTAAAGGAATGTTTGAGGAACTGTACAAACACGAGATTTTTGTTTCCAATTCCATCAATGAATTGGTGCACATCACTTTTGAAGAAAAGGATTATGCCACGCACAACTTCCTGCAATGGTATGTTGCCGAACAAATTGAAGAGGAAGCTACCGCCAAAACCATTTTAGACAAAATCAACTTGATTGGCGACGACAAAGGAGGCTTGTACTTATTTGACCGGGACATCCAACAAATTGCGGTTGCCGCAAGTGCTTCCGCTCCAAAATAGTCGTTACCCTGACAACTGAAAATGCCTTCAAGAATTTGATTTTCTTGAAGGCATTTTTTTTATCAAAAAACACATAAACTTTATTTAGAATAGATAAAAACAACATACCTTTGTATTGGTTTTTAATTCTTTACAAAGTGAGCAAGAAAGAAAAGGAAAAAGATAAAAAAAAGAAAAAGAAGAAAAAAGACAATCTTGACAAAATCAAGAAAGCAAAAAAATGCAAGTCTAGCTGTTGCGAAAAATATAAAAAAAGCGAAAAGAAACGTTGCGACCGCTGTCCAATGTTTGATTTATTTAAAATTGTTTCCTAATTCAAATGCCCTCCGATTGAGAGGGCATTTTTGGTTAAAAATTTATTTCAAAAATTTATTAATTTTCAATTCTACAAAGCATTTAAAAGTGAAATGATATCATCGCCGTAATTAGCTGTTTTATTTTCTCCAAACCCTTTTACAGTTTTAAAATCCTCAAGACTTTGTGGTTTTTTGATGGCAATGGAAACCAATTCTGAATTATGACAAATCATATAGTGAGGCAACATTAATTGCTGCGCCTTATCACTTCTCCATTTTTTCAAAGCAAAATAGATTTTCTTTTCCTCAAATGTTAATTCTGTGTCATTAACAGCAGATTTACTTTCCTTTTTTGGTTCATAAAAAACAACAGCAGACCAAAAATCCACGGTTGTAGTAGTTACAAAATTCGTGGAAGTCAATTTGATTTCGACAGAATCCAGAAACTGGTTCATCCTGTTTTGATCTTCCTGACAATGCTCTTTATCAAGGCGGATATTAAAAACTTTGATGTTCATGGCTAACTATTTAAAAGTTAAACTATTTTCCCAAAAGCAAAATATCATTCGCCACGATTTCAGTAACATAGCGTTTTTCTCCGTTTTTGTCAAGATAATCACTGTAAGTTAGTTTCCCTTCTATACAAATTTCTTTGCCTTTAGTAACATATTTTTCAATGATTTCGGCAACTTTCCCCCAAGCTTTCACTTTGTGCCATTCTGTTTTTTCTACTTTGTCCCCATTTTCTTTGTAATAAACTTCGTTGGTGGCCATTGTGATATTGGCTACTTTTTTTCCTCCATCAAGATTTTTGATTTCTGGCTCTTGTCCTACGTGACCGATTAACTGTACTGTGTTTTTCATTGCATTCATGGCGTTTAAATTTAAATTGTTGGTGTATAATTATTTTTTGCTGAATTGTTCGTTCAAATCAACAGGGCAAAGATGCGACGGCTTTAAAATTTTATTCGGTAGATAACTGCTTACTTTCGGTTGTAACTATTTGTAACCGTTTGTAAATGGAAAATATTCATTATATTTGGTTGATTTTAACAGAATTAATGACTATCCAATGAAAAACCATTTAACCCTAGAAAAGCTAAAATTTCCGATTGGAAAATTTCACAGACCTGATCCCATAACCGAAAATGATTTGGAAACTTGGATTGCAACCATCGAAAATTTTCCTTCCAAAATAAAAAACCTGACTTCAACCCTTTCTGTCGAAGAATTGAATTGGGTGTATCGACCAAAAGGTTGGTGCATCAAACAAGTCGTGCATCATTGTGCCGACAGCCACATCAATAGTATTGTTCGATTTAAACTGGCTTTGACCGAAGATGTTCCAACGATAAAACCTTATGAAGAAGCATTGTGGGCTGAACTCGCCGATGGCAATTCGAACGATATTTTTCCCTCCCTTCAAATCATCGAAGGCGTTCATGCTCGTTGGGTTTTACTTTTGAAAAGTCTTGGCAAAAAAGAATTAAACCGACAATTTTTCCATCCAGAAAACCTCAAATTGGCTAATTTAGAGGAAACCATTGGAGTTTATGCTTGGCATTGCAACCATCATTTGGCACATATTGAACAAGCCTTGTTGCACAAAGGTCAATTTTAAGAAATGTATCTATTAAATTTTATGATAAAAGTCGAAATATTTAAAATAAATTTCAAACCATTAAGAAATTTAAGATCCATTAAGAAAAACACAAAACTTAATTTGCTTAATGCCTCTTAATGGTTTAAAAAAATGTTTGCAATATTTACAATAGCGTTTTAAAACGAAAACTATGGACAAAACCTGCCTGGAATGTGGAGACAAAATTGTGGGTCGCGAGGACAAAAAATTTTGCAGCGACGGTTGCCGCAATGCCTACAACAACAAAATAAACAAGGACAGCACTAATTTTATGCGCAACGTAAACAACAAATTGCGCAAAAACTACCGTATTCTTTCGGCATTGAATGTCGATGGAAAAGGAAAAACCACCAAGTCAAAACTGTTGAGCAAAGGATTCGATTTTGAATTTTTTACCAATATTTTGGAAACCAAAACCGGAAACACCTACTATTTTGTTTACAATCAAGGCTATCGTGTTTTAGAAGACGACTATTATATGCTGGTCAAAAAAGAAATTTAGATCCCAATCTACCATTATGAAAAAAAATTATTCCTCTATTTTATCCGTTTTATTTATCCTTGCTATTCTTGGATTTGTTTTCTTCACGATGATGCCCCAATGGACATCCGATGACGATGAGCCACTTTCGGAATTTTCGACCAAAAGAGCTTTGGAACAAGTCAAAAACATATCCCAAAAACCACATTTTATAGGTTCCGAAAACCACGATCTGGTGGCCAATTATTTGTTGAAAGAATTGCAAAATATGGGCTTGGAGACTTCCATTCAGGAAGGTTTTGCCTTTTCGGATTGGGGAACTTTGACTAAATGCAAAAACATTCTGGCTCGAATAAAAGGCACCAACAGCAACAAAGCCCTGCTCCTGCTTTCGCATTATGACAGCGCGCCACATTCCTATTCAAAAGGCGCAAGCGATGCTGGTTCGGGCGTGGCGACAATCCTGGAAAGCGTTCGTGCTTTTACCTACAACAAAAAACAACCCAAAAACGACATCATTATTCTGTTTTCGGATGCAGAAGAATTAGGATTGAATGGTGCCGCACTTTTTGTAACCCAACATCATTGGGCAAAAGAAGTGGGTTTGGTCTTAAATTTTGAAGCCCGAGGAAGTTCTGGCCCAAGTTATATGTTGATGGAAACCAATGCCGGAAATGCCGGATTGGTCAAACAATTTGCTGCTGCAAAAACCCAATATCCTGTTTCAAATTCCTTGATGTACAGTATTTACAAAATGTTGCCCAACGACACTGACCTGACTGTTTTTAGAAAAAACGGCAATATTCAAGGCTACAATTTTGCTTTTATCGATGGGCATTACAACTACCACACCGCTCAAGACGATAGCAATCATTTGGATCAAAACACCTTGGCACATCAAGGAAAATACTTGATGCCGTTGTTGGATTATTTTTCGAATGCTGATTTGAACACGACACAAGCCACCGAGGATGATGTGTATTTTTCGATTCCTTTTACCTTCATCAGTTATCCTTTTGGTTGGGTTTTGCCAATGGTAATTATTGCTTTTGTGCTCTTAATGTTTTTTATATTCATTGGAATTGCCAAAAGAATTTTGTCCCTGAAAGAAATTGGAAAAGGATTTATTCCGTTGTTGGGTTCGCTATTAGTTTCGGGATTAATCACCTTTTTGGGATGGAAATTATTGTTAGTGCTCTATCCGCAATACAACGATTTGCTCAACGGATTTACCTATAACGGACACGATTACATTGCGGCTTTTGTGCTGTTGACTTTGTCGATTTGTTTTGCTTTTTACCAACGTTTCTCTGTCAAAAAAGTGACGATGAACCATTATGTTGCGCCATTGTTCCTTTGGATTCTCATCAATGGATTACTGGCTTTCTTCCTGAAAGGCGCAGGATTTTTGATTATTCCCGCTTTTGCAGGATTGCTGATGTTGGCTTCTTTTGTACTTACCCAAAAATCAAAATGGATATTGAACCTCTTTTTGAGCATTCCCGCCTTGTTGCTTATCGCACCGTTTATTCAAATGTTCCCGATAGGTTTAGGATTGAAAGTACTGTTTGGAAGTGCCATTCTCACTGCCTTGACTTTTGGTTTATTGTTGCCTGTTTTTGGTCCATTTAGACGAAAAGGAAAGATGTCCGTGATTTTGTTGGTGATTTCGATTGGATTTTTTGCCAAAGCCCATTATTATTCCGGTTATGAATTGGGCAAAGCCAAATCCAATAGTTTGGTCTATATTTTGGATGCCGACAAAAACAAGGCCACTTGGGCGACTTACGACACTAATCTGGACGAATGGACAAAAACCTATTTGGGTCAAAACACAAAAGATGCCAAAGTATTAAGCTCCATTTCGTTACCCAGCAAGTACAATTCTGGGTTTACTTTCACCGCCGATGCGCCAATTAAAATACTTTCAAAACCTGTTGTAGAATTCCTGAAAGATAGCGTTGTTGGCGGCAATCGCTATTTAAAAATCCGAATCACGCCCACCCGAAAAGTTAATCGTTATGATGTTCTTGCCAATGAAAACCTGGTAATCCAAAATTTCAAGGCCAATGGTTTGTCATTGTTGGGACAAAAGAGTTCCAAATACGAACGAAAAGGCAAGAAATTGTTGAGCTACTATGTGGTGGATCAACTTCCGCTGGAAATAGAATTCAGTGTGGCTGCTTCGAGTGTTTTGGATTTGGTTTTAATGGAAAGTTCCTTCGATTTGATGAGCAATCCGCTATTTAAAATGGCAAAAAGAGCCGATTGGATGATGCCAACGCCTTTTGTTTTGAATGATGCCGTGATAATTAAACAGAAAATAAAACCTTCGGCAAAAACGGTTAAACCCATTCCTTTGAATATTGGAAATGCTATTCAAAAAGATAGTTTGGTGATTGAAAAAGACAGTTTGAGAAATGCAATTCCAGCTGCAAATTAATAGTTATATTAACTAAATAATAGCCGTGTTATAAAAGAAAGCCAACCAAAATTGGGATGGTTAAAATCCCTTTATGGTTAGTAAATAAGAGTTAGAGTTAAGCTTCAGAAAAAAACTAAAAATAGAACCAAAGTATTTTAATGGTGAAAAATAAAATTAATATCTGGGAAGAGTTTGCAAACGTAACAGGTGGCAAATTTATTGAAAGACAGGAATCTTGGCTTTCAGACAAAGCTGAAATTGATTATAAAGGGTGGGAAATAATTTTCGACAACTACACAATATGGTCAAACCAGTATAGAAAAGAAATGACCCGCATAATTAGTCCGATTATTTCTAAAGATAATTTTAGATTTGAGATTTATCGAAATGGTTTCATTAGATCTATTGAAAAAATATTTGGAGCTCAGGATATTGAAATTGGTCGTCCAGAATTTGACAACGCTTTTATTATCAAAGCAAATAATGAATTTAAAATTAAAAGTTTACTTCAAAATCAAAAAATTAGAACTTTGATAGAAACTCAGAAAGAAGTTAATCTAGAAATATCTAATCAAAAAGGTGTTTGGGAAAATAAACTTCCTGAAAAAGAATTTGAATTACAATTTTATGTTGATGGAGAAATTAAAGATATCGAACATTTAAAATCATTAATAAACCTTTTCCAAGAGTTGCTAGATAATCTTTATCAAATGAAGTCTATAGAAAGTTTAAAAGCATAAAACCAACAACTGTTACAAACAAACATCTCAAATTACCCAATCCAAAAAACGTAAAACCTGCAACAATTCCCCATAACTCCAAGAGTCCTTTCCTGTAGCGAGGGAAATTTTAAAAATCACTAAATTCTGTAATCCAAAAAAGTAAACTCAAAAATTTACTTTTTATATTTTTTGTAAACATATATGTTTACTTTTTTATATATTTGTAAACTTAAATCCGTACAAATAATGAGAAACAAGAAAAAACTCTTAATAGAACAATTGGATCAGAAACTAAATCCTTTTCAAAAAACAGAATTGGTCTTGGTTC comes from the Flavobacterium limnophilum genome and includes:
- a CDS encoding YfiT family bacillithiol transferase, yielding MKNHLTLEKLKFPIGKFHRPDPITENDLETWIATIENFPSKIKNLTSTLSVEELNWVYRPKGWCIKQVVHHCADSHINSIVRFKLALTEDVPTIKPYEEALWAELADGNSNDIFPSLQIIEGVHARWVLLLKSLGKKELNRQFFHPENLKLANLEETIGVYAWHCNHHLAHIEQALLHKGQF
- a CDS encoding M28 family peptidase, translated to MKKNYSSILSVLFILAILGFVFFTMMPQWTSDDDEPLSEFSTKRALEQVKNISQKPHFIGSENHDLVANYLLKELQNMGLETSIQEGFAFSDWGTLTKCKNILARIKGTNSNKALLLLSHYDSAPHSYSKGASDAGSGVATILESVRAFTYNKKQPKNDIIILFSDAEELGLNGAALFVTQHHWAKEVGLVLNFEARGSSGPSYMLMETNAGNAGLVKQFAAAKTQYPVSNSLMYSIYKMLPNDTDLTVFRKNGNIQGYNFAFIDGHYNYHTAQDDSNHLDQNTLAHQGKYLMPLLDYFSNADLNTTQATEDDVYFSIPFTFISYPFGWVLPMVIIAFVLLMFFIFIGIAKRILSLKEIGKGFIPLLGSLLVSGLITFLGWKLLLVLYPQYNDLLNGFTYNGHDYIAAFVLLTLSICFAFYQRFSVKKVTMNHYVAPLFLWILINGLLAFFLKGAGFLIIPAFAGLLMLASFVLTQKSKWILNLFLSIPALLLIAPFIQMFPIGLGLKVLFGSAILTALTFGLLLPVFGPFRRKGKMSVILLVISIGFFAKAHYYSGYELGKAKSNSLVYILDADKNKATWATYDTNLDEWTKTYLGQNTKDAKVLSSISLPSKYNSGFTFTADAPIKILSKPVVEFLKDSVVGGNRYLKIRITPTRKVNRYDVLANENLVIQNFKANGLSLLGQKSSKYERKGKKLLSYYVVDQLPLEIEFSVAASSVLDLVLMESSFDLMSNPLFKMAKRADWMMPTPFVLNDAVIIKQKIKPSAKTVKPIPLNIGNAIQKDSLVIEKDSLRNAIPAAN
- a CDS encoding single-stranded DNA-binding protein → MKNTVQLIGHVGQEPEIKNLDGGKKVANITMATNEVYYKENGDKVEKTEWHKVKAWGKVAEIIEKYVTKGKEICIEGKLTYSDYLDKNGEKRYVTEIVANDILLLGK
- a CDS encoding ferritin, which codes for MLSKNIEIALNKQIRIEAESSQIYLSMACWSEVSGLEGIAKFMYAQSDEERLHMLKLIKYVNERGGHAQITDLKAPKTTYETFKGMFEELYKHEIFVSNSINELVHITFEEKDYATHNFLQWYVAEQIEEEATAKTILDKINLIGDDKGGLYLFDRDIQQIAVAASASAPK
- a CDS encoding OmpA family protein: MKKIILTLIFAGSFASLKAQTETEKKESNNDYNKWSVELDGGFNKPQRPMGAGAYTEIVSPYVVNLGARYMFNNKFGLKADFGYNSFQEETGSVNFDTKLYRVAVQGVVNAGRVLNFEDWTNTIGLLLHAGVGVAQLEDQNSAGKDKMGNFIGGVTGQIRLSDRFALTGDFTTIVTAKQDLNFDGSNFNGTNGFQGILFTGTAGLTYYLGKNTKHADWVVINPTAELEDKLAALEAKLTQDSDNDGVADFKDEEPNSAPGAVVNTKGKTIVVKDAQGTVVQTTESDLKTLINGGYVGVYYDFNKSTPTADSTGNIDFILTYLRNNPSANIEITGYADEIGSTSYNNTLSNARANNVKETLVKANVDASRLTIVGAGEDTSVSKDSDSARSLVRKVTFKIK
- a CDS encoding HRDC domain-containing protein — protein: MNIKVFNIRLDKEHCQEDQNRMNQFLDSVEIKLTSTNFVTTTTVDFWSAVVFYEPKKESKSAVNDTELTFEEKKIYFALKKWRSDKAQQLMLPHYMICHNSELVSIAIKKPQSLEDFKTVKGFGENKTANYGDDIISLLNAL
- a CDS encoding chloramphenicol acetyltransferase, with product MKTLLDLENWNRKEHFLFFKQFEEPFFGLTVEIDCTKAYATAKQLGTSFFTYYLHKTMVAVNAIESFRYRIIDNAIYIFDTIDVSATIMREDHTFGFSLIEYSPDFEIFAKNTSEEIQRIQNTSGLLTREFPNNNLIHFSAVPWINFTSLSHARSFTFPDSCPKISFGKMMIGEDGKRTMSMSIHVHHGLMDGYHVAQFLDYFQELMNQ